The Candidatus Thermoplasmatota archaeon genome includes the window TGGCGGAACCTGCGGACGTCGTCTATCTCCGCGAGGATGAGAAGAGCGCCGTAGAATCCGATGCCCGGAACCGTCGAAATGAGCTGGGCATCGCCTCTCCTCTGGAATTCAACCAGCAGCTGTGCATTGATTTCCTCGATTTGTGCCTGGACATACTCGAGGCAGTTCAGGCACGAAGACACTGTTGGAATCTCCAATGAGCGCATCCAGCGGGCGCTTCTCTGGGCGAACGGTGTCTTGAGGTTCTCAGGACGCCGTACTCCTCGTCTGAGGAGTTCGGCGTGGATTCGATTCTTGAGACTTGTAGACTGCTGGACGAGATATGCGCGCTGTCTCACGAGTTGCCTGAGATCGCGCATATCCTTGGGCGGGATCCAGGATCTTGGGATGAGGTTCGCTCGAAGTAGTTGAGCCAGGGTTTCCGCGTCGACCTTGTCGGTCTTGACCCTGGCTTCGGCTATCGCCCGGACCTTCAATGGATGAGCCAGCTGTACCTCGAACCCTCTCTTCTCGATGCCCTCGTAGATGAACTCCCACATGCCCGTCGACTCGATGACGAACTTGGCATCTTTGATGCCAGCTAGGAATACATCCAGGCTCTCATGTGTGGACGGGAACCTCTCGTTAGAGAGGGCCCGTCCTCGTTCATCGATCACGCACGCCTGACAGAATTCTTTATGCACGTCCATTCCTATGTACAGCATGGCCTACTCGCCTCCGATTCGTATTGAGGCACTGGGAATCCAACCTCGTTGCTACGAAATGGCGAGTGGCCTCTTCTACATACCATCCCTATGGGCTTTCCTGTGCTGGAGTAGACAATCTCAATCATGTCCTGCTGCATCCTGAGCCGACCTACTGGGAACGACCCGGTGACGCTGGCTCGAAAGATCGACAAACTCGGGGTGGGAAATTGAGTGTTGGCGTCAGTTTCCTGCTGGCTAACCCTGCGACGACAACAACATCGCACGTAGGCTCCATTATATCAAGAGAGAGAGAGAGAGAGAGAGAGAGACCGAAGTCTCTCGGCCCCCTGCGGTTTTTGCCCCCGCCGCAGGGCCCGGTGAAGGCATCACGACATGGTGATCGAGTCTCTACGGACTGGGACACGCCCGGGAAGATTGTTCACACCGGCGCTATTCTCTCGACGACAACAAATCGCCCAGGGCGCAGCTGATGACGTCGCCCTTCGGGATCCCTCTGAGATACTTGAGCTGCTCGAGCATGTGATTCAACTCGTCAGGGATTTGGACCTTGATCGTGACCATCTCTTGGTATATTGGGCGCCCAACTCTCCAAGTCTGAATCCGTTGCTCGACATCGAGTCCCTTTGAAATGCCACGTCCAGCAGCGGGGATTTGCTCGTTCAACCCCTGGTGTTGCGTTGAGATTCCAGCTTCCAGGAGCTCGCCTGTCATGGGTCCGCTTTCCCGAGCTTCTCCTTGATCGCGTCCCGGATGAAGGTCTCGATGTTGACCCGTCTGATGATCTTCATCTGCCACAATGAGACGTGCAGGTCCTTCGGCATCCGCACCGTCAAGACTGAGAACTGTTGATCCTCCGCCCGGCTCGCCTCCCTTCTGCGAAACGACAACGATGTCCGAGAGAATATAGGCTCGGTTCGAGAACAATGTCGGTGTGACGCTTTCCTTCGGCCGAACCGAAGTGCTACACTCAGGATCCATGTCTGGAAGGTATGCCTTACCCGAAGCGGAGGGGGCAAAAAACCGAGGGGGGCCGAGAGACCCTAGGTCTCTCTCTTCTCTCTCTCTTGAACAATACAGGAAATCCATAGCATACGCATCCGATAGACATGGGGCCAGCAGGAAAACGTCGTATGCTATCATGTTAACCTCTCCAGTTTGCGAGCCAGTGAGGTCTCGGGGCATCTGAAGATCCGTTCGAGGTCGGTCAGGGAGAGGGGCACCTTGACGGTCGGTGTGAAGTTCGACACTCGGGATTCGTACCTGATTACTTTCCGGTCTGCTTTCTTCGTACAACAACAACGAGTGACACATAGTCGCCGATTTCATACTCCGTTTCTTCAACCACGTAGTCTCTTGATTCCAACTGATATTCTCGCTCTTCCTCGATGAATCTCTTCACAGAAGCACGAATCTTCTTGTTGATGCCAGATGTTCTACCGAATAGGAACACAACTGGTACCATGTCAACTCTGAATCGAATCAGGATTTCGGACACCACTTCGTCAGCGGTCATCCTGGAGTTCACGAAAACCGCATAGTCCATGTGCTCGAGGCAGGCGTTCCAGAGGTTCTTGGCTGCCAACTTGTCCGACCAAGTTCCTGCGTACTCTATGTACTCAATCAAGGGCAACATGAACCTCTCAAGCAAACCACTTCCGTAGAAGACGTAGATCCTATTGCCTCGTTCGCCAAAACGGGTTCGAAGCGAACGTCGCAACTCGCCTGCTTTAGGCCCGTAACCCAACAGTTCATGCTTCTTGATGGCCAGGGCCGCAGAAAGGGCAC containing:
- a CDS encoding IS110 family transposase; the protein is MLYIGMDVHKEFCQACVIDERGRALSNERFPSTHESLDVFLAGIKDAKFVIESTGMWEFIYEGIEKRGFEVQLAHPLKVRAIAEARVKTDKVDAETLAQLLRANLIPRSWIPPKDMRDLRQLVRQRAYLVQQSTSLKNRIHAELLRRGVRRPENLKTPFAQRSARWMRSLEIPTVSSCLNCLEYVQAQIEEINAQLLVEFQRRGDAQLISTVPGIGFYGALLILAEIDDVRRFRHSENLCAYAGLVPTVSQSASSVKYGAISKDGSAYLRWILTESVHVHTRYNPGSQLSSFHARVAKRRGKRIATVATARKLLRIIYFMLMRHEPYQSHGSDPGKRVHSECDLWIGANP